In Acyrthosiphon pisum isolate AL4f unplaced genomic scaffold, pea_aphid_22Mar2018_4r6ur Scaffold_16082;HRSCAF=16741, whole genome shotgun sequence, the DNA window NNNNNNNNNNNNNNNNNNNNNNNNNNNNNNNNNNNNNNNNNNNNNNNNNNNNNNNNNNNNNNNNNNNNNNNNNNNNNNNNNNNNNNNNNNNNNNNNNNNNNNNNNNNNNNNNNNNNNNNNNNNNNNNNNNNNNNNNNNNNNNNNNNNNNNNNNNNNNNNNNNNNNNNNNNNNNNNNNNNNNNNNNNNNNNNNNNNNNNNNNNNNNNNNNNNNNNNNNNNNNNNNNNNNNNNNNNNNNNNNNNNNNNNNNNNNNNNNNNNNNNNNNNNNNNNNNNNNNNNNNNNNNNNNNNNNNNNNNNNNNNNNNNNNNNNNNNNNNNNNNNNNNNNNNNNNNNNNNNNNNNNNNNNNNNNNNNNNNNNNNNNNNNNNNNNNNNNNNNNNNNNNNNNNNNNNNNNNNNNNNNNNNNNNNNNNNNNNNNNNNNNNNNNNNNNNNNNNNNNNNNNNNNNNNNNNNNNNNNNNNNNNNNNNNNNNNNNNNNNNNNNNNNNNNNNNNNNNNNNNNNNNNNNNNNNNNNNNNNNNNNNNNNNNNNNNNNNNNNNNNNNNNNNNNNNNNNNNNNNNNNNNNNNNNNNNNNNNNNNNNNNNNNNNNNNNNNNNNNNNNNNNNNNNNNNNNNNNNNNNNNNNNNNNNNNNNNNNNNNNNNNNNNNNNNNNNNNNNNNNNNNNNNNNNNNNNNNNNNNNNNNNNNNNNNNNNNNNNNNNNNNNNNNNNNNNNNNNNNNNNNNNNNNNNNNNNNNNNNNNNNNNNNNNNNNNNNNNNNNNNNNNNNNNNNNNNNNNNNNNNNNNNNNNNNNNNNNNNNNNNNNNNNNNNNNNNNNNNNNNNNNNNNNNNNNNNNNNNNNNNNNNNNNNNNNNNNNNNNNNNNNNNNNNNNNNNNNNNNNNNNNNNNNNNNNNNNNNNNNNNNNNNNNNNNNNNNNNNNNNNNNNNNNNNNNNNNNNNNNNNNNNNNNNNNNNNNNNNNNNNNNNNNNNNNNNNNNNNNNNNNNNNNNNNNNNNNNNNNNNNNNNNNNNNNNNNNNNNNNNNNNNNNNNNNNNNNNNNNNNNNNNNNNNNNNNNNNNNNNNNNNNNNNNNNNNNNNNNNNNNNNNNNNNNNNNNNNNNNNNNNNNNNNNNNNNNNNNNNNNNNNNNNNNNNNNNNNNNNNNNNNNNNNNNNNNNNNNNNNNNNNNNNNNNNNNNNNNNNNNNNNNNNNNNNNNNNNNNNNNNNNNNNNNNNNNNNNNNNNNNNNNNNNNNNNNNNNNNNNNNNNNNNNNNNNNNNNNNNNNNNNNNNNNNNNNNNNNNNNNNNNNNNNNNNNNNNNNNNNNNNNNNNNNNNNNNNNNNNNNNNNNNNNNNNNNNNNNNNNNNNNNNNNNNNNNNNNNNNNNNNNNNNNNNNNNNNNNNNNNNNNNNNNNNNNNNNNNNNNNNNNNNNNNNNNNNNNNNNNNNNNNNNNNNNNNNNNNNNNNNNNNNNNNNNNNNNNNNNNNNNNNNNNNNNNNNNNNNNNNNNNNNNNNNNNNNNNNNNNNNNNNNNNNNNNNNNNNNNNNNNNNNNNNNNNNNNNNNNNNNNNNNNNNNNNNNNNNNNNNNNNNNNNNNNNNNNNNNNNNNNNNNNNNNNNNNNNNATTTTTGTAACTGAAttagatatagatatattagacagtattttttatattttgtgtatagcACCACCTCTGGTTGAATTGCCAAATACTGTAAATGCTAAAAAGAagaaattattgtacaatattggaATGAGGAGAGTAGCAGACCTGActccaagaaaaaaaaaactatataccgTAGCcaagaaattgataaaaaaagtaaactgtatgactaaaaaaaatgtatccttCAAACAACAACTTAAATTTGCCAAAAAGTTTGTTATAACTGATAGTTGTAACAACTTAGcagaaaaacttaataaaacaaCACTAGACTTCATTAAGACTCAAGTACATATCCAAAAAAATAGTCCAAAAGGAAGGAGGTATACTTTGGAAGATAAAATTTTAGCACTGTCTATGTATAAAACATCGCCCAAAGGTTATAGATTTTTATCATCAATTTTTGCACTTCCATCAAAAGCCACATTGAATACAATGTTGAACCGAATACCTTTCACACCAGGAATAAATGTACACATAGAAGAAAATCTTAAATATCAAGCAACTAAAttacccaataataataaaaaatgtgcaCTCATCTTTGACGAAATGTCTTTAAGTGCCGGACTGAAgtacgataaaaaatatgatatggtATTTGGAATTCATAAATCTGAAAACCAAGAAGCAAAGTTTGAAGACCATGTAATTGTCTTTATGTTAAGAGGAATCATTAAGAAATGGAAGCAGCCATATGCCTATTACTTCTGCACCAATACCACCAAAACCAGCGATCTTGTCAACTACCTGGAAACTGTCATCAAAAGTGTCAATAAAACGGGATTTGAAATTGTAGCTACTATTTGTGACCAGGGAGGGACAAACAGGGCAGCTATCAATCACCTTATATCtgaaaccaataaaaatataccttaatcaaccgagaaaaaaaaatgtgggttTTGAAGTGGACGGTAAAGAAATTATACCAATTTATGACCCGCCACATTTATTAAAAggaataagaaataatttatacaataaagatTTGATTTTTACAATGGATGGAACCACCTACACGGCGTCGTGGGATCATATTGTGGCCATTTATGaacatgacaaaaaaaatgaagagtACGGTCTACGGGCTCTTTTTAAATTGAATCACAACCACATTCACATTGAAAGAAGCAAAATGAAGGTATCAAATGCTGCACAAGTTTTCAGTCATAAAGTTGCTTCAGTAATTAAACTCGTTGCTGATAATGGtatgtatattaatagtattctGAATTTATTCTGTAAACCCaagtaactaatatttttttaattaaatattttagctcCCAAAGAAAGCTTGCTGGCAAATGCTGTAGGAACTGCAaagttatgtttatttatgGACCAAACATTTGATTCTGTCAATGCATCTACAATAAATGCTGAATATGGGAAACCTCTAAGGAGTGCTGTTCGAAATACATCCCTTCATATGGCACATTGGAAGTATGCCATCAAAGTATTCGAGTCAATGAAGTTCATCACAAAAGAACTGGTAAACTCNNNNNNNNNNNNNNNNNNNNNNNNNNNNNNNNNNNNNNNNNNNNNNNNNNNNNNNNNNNNNNNNNNNNNNNNNNNNNNNNNNNNNNNNNNNNNNNNNNNNNNNNNNNNNNNNNNNNNNNNNNNNNNNNNNNNNNNNNNNNNNNNNNNNNNNNNNNNNNNNNNNNNNNNNNNNNNNNNNNNNNNNNNNNNNNNNNNNNNNNNNNNNNNNNNNNNNNNNNNNNNNNNNNNNNNNNNNNNNNNNNNNNNNNNNNNNNNNNNNNNNNNNNNNNNNNNNNNNNNNNNNNNNNNNNNNNNNNNNNNNNNNNNNNNNNNNNNNNNNNNNNNNNNNNNNNNNNNNNNNNNNNNNNNNNNNNNNNNNNNNNNNNNNNNNNNNNNNNNNNNNNNNNNNNNNNNNNNNNNNNNNNNNNNNNNNNNNNNNNNNNNNNNNNNNNNNNNNNNNNNNNNNNNNNNNNNNNNNNNNNNNNNNNNNNNNNNNNNNNNNNNNNNNNNNNNNNNNNNNNNNNNNNNNNNNNNNNNNNNNNNNNNNNNNNNNNNNNNNNNNNNNNNNNNNNNNNNNNNNNNNNNNNNNNNNNNNNNNNNNNNNNNNNNNNNNNNNNNNNNNNNNNNNNNNNNNNNNNNNNNNNNNNNNNNNNNNNNNNNNNNNNNNNNNNNNNNNNNNNNNNNNNNNNNNNNNNNNNNNNNNNNNNNNNNNNNNNNNNNNNNNNNNNNNNNNNNNNNNNNNNNNNNNNNNNNNNNNNNNNNNNNNNNNNNNNNNNNNNNNNNNNNNNNNNNNNNNNNNNNNNNNNNNNNNNNNNNNNNNNNNNNNNNNNNNNNNNNNNNNNNNNNNNNNNNNNNNNNNNNNNNNNNNNNNNNNNNNNNNNNNNNNNNNNNNNNNNNNNNNNNNNNNNNNNNNNNNNNNNNNNNNNNNNNNNNNNNNNNNNNNNNNNNNNNNNNNNNNNNNNNNNNNNNNNNNNNNNNNNNNNNNNNNNNNNNNNNNNNNNNNNNNNNNNNNNNNNNNNNNNNNNNNNNNNNNNNNNNNNNNNNNNNNNNNNNNNNNNNNNNNNNNNNNNNNNNNNNNNNNNNNNNNNNNNNNNNNNNNNNNNNNNNNNNNNNNNNNNNNNNNNNNNNNNNNNNNNNNNNNNNNNNNNNNNNNNNNNNNNNNNNNNNNNNNNNNNNNNNNNNNNNNNNNNNNNNNNNNNNNNNNNNNNNNNNNNNNNNNNNNNNNNNNNNNNNNNNNNNNNNNNNNNNNNNNNNNNNNNNNNNNNNNNNNNNNNNNNNNNNNNNNNNNNNNNNNNNNNNNNNNNNNNNNNNNNNNNNNNNNNNNNNNNNNNNNNNNNNNNNNNNNNNNNNNNNNNNNNNNNNNNNNNNNNNNNNNNNNNNNNNNNNNNNNNNNNNNNNNNNNNNNNNNNNNNNNNNNNNNNNNNNNNNNNNNNNNNNNNNNNNNNNNNNNNNNNNNNNNNNNNNNNNNNNNNNNNNNNNNNNNNNNNNNNNNNNNNNNNNNNNNNNNNNNNNNNNNNNNNNNNNNNNNNNNNNNNNNNNNNNNNNNNNNNNNNNNNNNNNNNNNNNNNNNNNNNNNNNNNNNNNNNNNNNNNNNNNNNNNNNNNNNNNNNNNNNNNNNNNNNNNNNNNNNNNNNNNNNNNNNNNNNNNNNNNNNNNNNNNNNNNNNNNNNNNNNNNNNNNNNNNNNNNNNNNNNNNNNNNNNNNNNNNNNNNNNNNNNNNNNNNNNNNNNNNNNNNNNNNNNNNNNNNNNNNNNNNNNNNNNNNNNNNNNNNNNNNNNNNNNNNNNNNNNNNNNNNNNNNNNNNNNNNNNNNNNNNNNNNNNNNNNNNNNNNNNNNNNNTCACGAGTGCGATCGTAAAATCACattaatggtattattatattattatccgtgTAAAGGCGTATTtgcttattattgttgtgttcctattacaaattatacagGCACAGGTAGTAGCGGCTGGCCAGCAAGCACCGACAATCTGTgagtttttacatatatattattatcattcattgttttttatattgtcGGCACAAGAGTGCcgtgttgtttatattttatatttatattgttgtgttcctgtccatattatttttctaccaATTATACAGCAATATAAATTCCTCAGAAATCgtgttattcttattattattttaattgtagcacacacacatacacacacatttaCACACCCACCACACTCTAGCACTCACAGGATTTGCTCGGCGACCCTGTCCACTTTCTGTCGAGtgctatacataaatacacatcaTAACACAGGTCGGTCGGTGTGTACAGAGTGCGTACGAAGTGTCTGGTGACCGGGCACCGCGGACTATTTTTGTACGTTCCCGGCCCAATCAGTAATAGAAgctttattataagttttacttatcgtagtaaaaaaaaatcaaaaaccgttagtcacaattttaatttataatcatttaaagttcaaatgtttacgaaatatgtcaaaattgcgaaattCTGtaagttattttgaatttaaaaagtcataaaatgtttgtgattCATACCTAAGgttaaccttgtattaaatttttaaaaatatttggccagccaaaatgtttttaccgacatttctgaaaaaaaataataagaaacattgaaaatttcaactgtccataaatagctaaaaaaaaaataaaaatctttcaaATGTTATTCCATGTATACTATACATTGTATAGGTTATACCAATTTGaacatttggtgaatatttcaagtatctacattctacagtttttagtttttgagtaaCAATTCAATTAtgtcgaaaactggttttgcgtaaactCACGTTTTtctctaatttttgtttttcatgtcaCATTTAAAAACTAGTGAAAATTTTAACTTAGGGACTAATAACTTACGCCGAGAAAGAATCCactattttatcatttgaaTCATCTGTCAcagtaatactaatattattagattgagACTCAACAGTTTCTTCTATTTGTTGAATGTCTATTCTAGTCGATAtagattttctataaattatttttaaaaaaaaaattgtaagaattACATATTCTGTAAAATGTCTACATTTTAAAGTGCAATAAAcctcaattatataattacttacaaccctttttcttttttagatcTTTCATACGTTGACGTAAAGCTTTATTTCCAACTGTCCTTTTTTTGTACGGAATTTTTTGggtgacattttaatatttatcacagaataaaaaacacaaaattaaacacataaaaaaattcaatttttcaacaaaCAATAAGTACAATGTTCAATGTTGGCTGTTGAAGCACTAGACAATGtcatgtgtaatgtgtatagcaGCAATTGTAGTGTGCGTCCTCCGTCGTGTCTCAGcagtaaattatactattattatttattatattggcaGTAAACCAGTCACCAAAATTAAATCGTTTCATATCGAATCTATTCCTGGAAATTATTACGGGCCGGTAACCAAAACGCACGGGCGCGCAGCGCGGCccagacatattataattgcagtCTATCGTGGTGGGAGAAATCGTATTCGACGACCGTAGAGCAGTAGCACACTACGGTagacaatatacaataaaattgaaatctttACATAATAACTGTTTcgcgcgggaaagaaccgagaaggctacagtaagtaacgaaattttcaccaaataataAGGAGAACATGGACTGTGCAAcctcgtttttattttttcgatatcacttctacaaaaaaagttcttagtgttttaaaaactattatttttgtgttttttagagttgaataattttttttgtagaagtgatatcgaaaaattaaaaacgaggTTGCACAGTCCATGTTCTACttattatttggtaaaaatttcgtttcttagttatgactgtagccttctcggttctttcccgcgcgAAACGGTTTTCAAGTACGAATTTATAcatgtgtagcgtcctcttaagctAAACGGTATCACCTTGTAAATGTGATGACCGACAAATCTAATTTGCTATTACTAacactattacaataatatataatttcatacaatcattaatataataattctaccTTATTTCATACTTCAGTTACTTTAATGGTATCAAATAGTGTATGTGATCGTAATCACGTAACGGTGTCGGAGGTGATGCtgtgttaatacaatattttttaatcatagtacaaataattattaatacaaacaaaattataatgctataaaatatataattatgatttctaTGTATTTCTCGTACTGATTGTTTTGTTAGTTGATAATCAATATCtctatttatgttatctaaagaATTAGATATAGAATTTAAATCATgtagtttttcaattttccCCATATTCCTAGACGttagtatattaaatgtaatattatgctctAAATTTTGCCCCCCTGTAATTATCTTAGTTTCTGGTATTATATCCACTAATTTTGAGTTTTGAACTGTTGTAACCgggtgtaaaatattttgactggcATACCCCTTACATTGTTCCCCAATAGTTAATAAACCTGTTCCTACTAACTCTATAATTTCAGATATCTCGTCTACTCCACACTTAATANNNNNNNNNNNNNNNNNNNNNNNNNNNNNNNNNNNNNNNNNNNNNNNNNNCTCCCACTCTACCACCTATTCGCCGCCCGAAATACCACCACTCGCTATGCGGCGACCGTGGATTATTCCACGGCCGCCGCCGAGTGGTTTGTCTACAGCGGCTCAAGTAAATACAATGGAAATAATAACGCCCACGACCGTCTCACCTGgtatatgtttgtatttttatgtatggtTATATAGATGTTAtagatatattgtatagatatataacaacttataatatatgcatttatttattaaatctgtCATCAATATGATAAATTCATCGTGATAACAATCGTGGTGTACATTATCATaaactaactatttttttttgtgcgttTTTTCTACTTCTCACCGTTACGCGTTTCTATTCATTCCAAATTTTAACTACTGATAGTGCGTTGTGAGTGTTTTCGACCTGTTTCTTCCTAGAACTACTTTTTTCTGGTCGTTTATTGCTGTGGCCGTTGATCGTGAGTACTCATTTTTCTGTTTCCGTTATCACTGCGGTGATATCACCTTATCAGTATACTCCCCACACagcatagatatatttattcaatgttaaataaatatttaagaataaatgtcaatcattattaaatatcaaaattttattgacaatagatttttaaatatttaattttaattaaataacccTTTtgcattttcaattaaatattaaaaaccaatgttaaataaattttttttataaataattatttaacagtaTACATTCAAAGttaaatcaacatttataaaagatatttaataaatgttggcctaattttagtattaaatattgtaaatccaatatttaatttgtattgctaAATACCTAGCtagttaatgaatatttataaaaaataaataaattaccaacacattatgataattattaattatatttgtttattttttaatacaaataatattgatgtattatagaaatgattataatatgtattttaaattataatttttttcttttacattttgaaaaattaataatatgtatataaaaaattatacaatttaataattaaaagcatatagcatcattttttttttcaagcctTTTGATATTAAAAGGAGCTTGtgccaatacatattttataacttccTCCATGTCATTTTGAGTGACGTTTTtgaatttatgattttgtttaaCTGCATCtgcaagtataaaatgtattggctatcattattaatgtaataataattaataagtatacacaGTTGGGttagtaattaatcattatgaTAATCTAACACATCCAGatgttaatttaacaaaaacataataattatttaaatattagtattacgataatattaagttatttaaaccAAAATACTAAGGAAGTTGGATagacgtaaaaatatttatagattatatgagcaataataaaaatctgcatacattattcatattttttcaatgaaatctgtataattatttggaaaaattgATTAGGTAGTCACATTTGTTAGATTATCgactgaaaacaaatttaaaactttaaaaacggGAAAATttctctgctgtatagtaggtgtcGAGTGCACCTCGCCATTAATGGGTAGGCCACTAatagatgttttaaatttgaattcaatgataaattattgtatataataaaaagttattctGAAAGGAAATGATGATCTCTATCAGATTAAGAATTaatagatatcaatattttaggatattaatatttattcaacactctattcagaatctaaaataaattaataaaactaatgtaATTGTGAACTTACCAAATATGACTGAACAAACAGCTAGTTgtgaaaacttaatttttccttttttcccACTAAATGAATAAAGTTTCAACAACTCATCTGTAAACAGCTTACTCATAATCCTTTTAATCATTGACTTACTATGTTTTCCACCGATGTAAGATAATTGATTGGTcttaaaaaaacagaaaataatttgactataggtataatgggttataaataatgttaaaataattagggCTGTGAATCTGATGCTGTGTAAGACCTTTAAattacattcaatattattaaaacaccatacaattcaataaaaatcaaaattctaatataaggGTCAATAgtcatattgaaaataaaaaacccttttatgaataaaaaacttTAACATTTAAACTATTTCAATAGTTTctcaatcaaaataaaaatatttatcgatggaaaattatattttgtaataagctTAATAAAAACGCTTATCCAACAAATTCTCAGCtctatttaaaagtaattaatatttaaaatatgtaggttagtatacaaaattaattctgAATTTGCCATCGCCacatattttatcgttaaaagTCTCAAGGTCAATTGTATTATCCATAGGTAAAGGACAGTCGATTATATTGTTCAATGATGACTGGTTATTTGGATGACTAGCATGTGAAATGTCTTCAAATTTGGACTCAAATGTTTCAAATCTTTGGCTCAAATCCAATTGATTGTTTACAACTCTTCTTAACTCATACTTTATAAAAGCCAATCTATGCAGGACATCTTTTTGAAAACCATTATCTATATTGCAGGAAATTTTAAAACCacatttgtataattgttttttttttttttattaatgaatatcaTACAATGTAACTTACCCACCGatttatatgaaattgtattagTTAATGATTGGTTATCTGGGGAAGCGGATTTATTATAACTGtcatttattttcacaaaatgcTCATCATTTTTTAGAATACCTAGATAtgaattaatacatattgtgtaattattgattttgctaattaaaaataattaatttaatttacctggTTGGAATTCAATtggtttctttatatttttatcaacttgTAAAACCTCTGTAGTATTAATGTCATTAATATTACCAACACTgtcatcattatcatcattattatcaatTGTATAGTCATTGCAGTTTAATggatttttagttataatttctGTTACTGTAAATtagattacaatttataaattataataaaatgtttctatattattttaatagtacctatattatatgttacaatgaaagaaaataatttccaaatacgTAAATTTTTGTAAATGCACAAAAATAGCTATTTATACAGTTatgttgtaaaattgtataaaattttcatctTTTACTCCCAATGACGTCATTATACCAACATTTACGCGTCTTAGgctgaatataatttattaaaatcaacataCCTTCATTTGCATTACTATAAGAAAGTTTTCTGGAGATTGATTTGGTTTGTGTATGATCCATTTCTTTGTAATAGCTGCTGTTTACACTTTTAGTATTTTGAGAAATTGGACTTATCATAACTATATACAAATGGaatgtattacttttatttattattttatagtaggtatttaactcACATTTACTTTTGTTCGGTGACGGTGACCATCCACTCATAGGTGTATTCCTAGCTTTAGGTTTATCAGTACTATTGTCATCATCATTTAACCTACATTTACTTTTTTTCGGTGACCATCCACCCTTAGGTGTATTCCTAGCTTTATGTTTGTCAGTATTACTGTCATCATCATAATCATCCTCAGatgctaaatttaaaaaaatctttttttttaacaaacatcCAAGTAgtttggtattttaatatttaatgtaggtacctgaGTAAGTTGGATAGGAGGAACTGggttcaattatattttttaatgttgtatCCTTAATTTTCCGTTTGGTTCTTACATTACTATCATAGTCTTCCGCAGATGATATATCTGTTCTATTTAAACCTTTTTTTGTCATTTCTCGAGCTTTAAGCAAtgaatctataatattgtacatttttaagtatgacATATAACAACTatgaatatgataataacataGTCATTGATGTTCTAAACTGATtatttatgaatgtataatataatatgttactattaaggttttattatagtaatattaatatgtttatgttataaACAGGACTTATAACTGTGTCGATAATTATAAACAAGTGACATATTATGGAAATTACATTCAAGATATTATAAACCTTTTATagcttattatttatgaattttgtttCTTAGTGCACAAACTTACAAGTCATGTTGGTTTATTCTAACCATACCTAACTTGGAaggcaaattaaaaatatataaagatatccataaataataagacatggataaatataacaataccaAATATAcaccaataaattaaaaactatagttttaagtaagtattttaccagttgttttcAATACTCTGACGTTGAAATAAGTATATTCAATTTCATTAGGGACACTTTTTCGCTCAATTAGTTTTCTAATTGCAGAATAATTTTTGGTTATTGGCCAGGcacacttattatttttcaaccagTTTGTAGGAACAGCTTCAATAGAATTATCTTCAGTAAAAATGACCACTgaataggtattcatttttatacctttatttaaaatataatacatatagaatacagtaataattttgtttattaaattaaaatttcacacATTTagcaaatacaaattatataataaataactgataatttaaaaatatttaaaaagtgacaaaacaataaaataaaatgcttaatacctattataattaatattcacactattcataatatgtatgtataataggaTATGCAATACTATGGTTGAGATTATAATCatacataatcatatatttagaaaattccgtttcaatatcaataattgtaaaattttttgataGATTACCAACTTTAGCTATACCTAGCTTTAAACTGTTAATGGGTTTATCAAAAAATGGTTCAACCTGAGTAAaacttttacttaaaaatacatttttacctgAACGAGGATCATgacatatgtttaaaattttaaaaatggatagtttgttttgttttttgaaacCAATATATACATCAGACACagacttaatattaattttaaggttatttttaaaaagaatttgaAATTGAGGTCCAGTATAATGTTCAGTTAGGGGACCATTGCTATGctcttttttgaaaaatacattgctattattattgacCAATGGTTTGTTGAAAGTTATGAATTCTTGGTAACGATTTATCACCTGTTCCAAAGGTTTATCATGTTtcctaaccattttttttaagaatttcatGAAATTCTCAAAAGGGAAACATGAACAATTATCCAGGGCTCCATATTTTCTGTAATCATCAGCAAGGTGTATTAAACCGTGTATATTAAGAGAAGAAAACTGTGCCCCATATAATTCTTCAAATGTTTCTACAAAATATACGAGTAATTTTTCAACAAACTCTACACGATTCATACTACTGTGTGGTGATAACAGAATCCTAAAGGCTACATGCAAACatagaaaatgagaataatATTCATCTGTAATTACACCTTTTAAAACAATTGGTCCAACATATACTAGCATGAATTTAAACTCAGTAGCCTTAAATCTCAAAATTTCATTTAACCCTCTAGTCTTTCGAGGGAAATCACttgtaataaatgatttaatggATAAAAGATGATTAGATATTTTTGTAACATCACTATTTTATAATCGAACTGATACAGACGCATTT includes these proteins:
- the LOC107882561 gene encoding uncharacterized protein LOC107882561, whose product is MDGTTYTASWDHIVAIYEHDKKNEEYGLRALFKLNHNHIHIERSKMKVSNAAQVFSHKVASVIKLVADNAPKESLLANAVGTAKLCLFMDQTFDSVNASTINAEYGKPLRSAVRNTSLHMAHWKYAIKVFESMKFITKELVIPI
- the LOC103308045 gene encoding uncharacterized protein LOC103308045, which gives rise to MIKRIMSKLFTDELLKLYSFSGKKGKIKFSQLAVCSVIFDAVKQNHKFKNVTQNDMEEVIKYVLAQAPFNIKRLEKKNDCGVDEISEIIELVGTGLLTIGEQCKGKSISTRIDIQQIEETVESQSNNISITVTDDSNDKIVDSFSA